The genomic interval AAAGATGTAGCAGTAGGAATGAAGGTTACAGCTTTTTCTAAAGATGGTGTTATTGAGGGAATTGAAATGAGAGAAAAGAATATACTAGCTATTCAATGGCATCCTGAGATGCTTAGTAAAACAAATGGTTTAATGCAACGGCTATTTAATTATTTTGTTAGCATTTCAAATAAGGAGTAGTTATGAAAAATAAACTAGGATTTTGGAGTATTGTTTTATTAGGAATAAATTCAATAATAGGATCAGGAATATTTTTATTACCAAATAAAGCATATAGTTTAGTGGGAACTGGAAGCATTTTTGTAATTTTATTTGATATGGTATTAGTTCTAAGTATAGCCTTATGCTTTGCAGAAGCTAGTGGGATGTTTAAAAGGAATGGAGGACCATATATTTATGCAAAAGAGGCTTTTGGAGAGTTTGTAGGATTTGAAGTAGGATTTATGAAATGGGCTATTGCTATAATAGCTTGGGCTGCAATGGCAGCTGGATTTGTTCAAGCTTTAGGCGACGTATGGGAACCAGCTAAGGATACGATGACTAAAGATATAATAATAGCTATAATTATATGTGGTTTAGGATTTGTTAATATTTTGGGTGTTAAAATATCAAAATTATTAAATAATATAATAACTTTAGGAAAATTAATTCCTTTAATTATATTTATAGCAGTTGGTATTTTTTTTATAAAAGGTAGTAATTTTATACCTTTTGGCATTTCAACAACATCAGAAGAGATAAATTTTGCGCCAGCGGCATTACTGATGTTTTATGCTTTTACAGGATTTGAATCTATTGCTGTAGCAGCGGAAGATATGCATAATCCAGAAAAAGATCTACCTGTAGCTACTATAACTGTTATGCTTATAGTATCGATTTTTTATATTTTAATTTTGATGGTTTCAATAGGTGTTTTAGGAAAGGATTTAGCAACTAGTTTAACTCCAATAGCTCAAGCAGCAGGAAATTTTATGGGAGAAGCGGGTGCTTTATTAATAACAGCTGGAACTTTAGTTTCGATAGGTGGGATAAATATAGCAGCTTCTTTTGTTACACCAAGATGTGGAGTAGCTTTGG from Cetobacterium somerae carries:
- a CDS encoding APC family permease, whose protein sequence is MKNKLGFWSIVLLGINSIIGSGIFLLPNKAYSLVGTGSIFVILFDMVLVLSIALCFAEASGMFKRNGGPYIYAKEAFGEFVGFEVGFMKWAIAIIAWAAMAAGFVQALGDVWEPAKDTMTKDIIIAIIICGLGFVNILGVKISKLLNNIITLGKLIPLIIFIAVGIFFIKGSNFIPFGISTTSEEINFAPAALLMFYAFTGFESIAVAAEDMHNPEKDLPVATITVMLIVSIFYILILMVSIGVLGKDLATSLTPIAQAAGNFMGEAGALLITAGTLVSIGGINIAASFVTPRCGVALAEDGILPRVIAKNGRYGTPTTAIIITVILALLIALSGSFVKLAAISVISRFVQYLPTCLAIPVLRKKRPDLVRTFKVPFGPVIPIFAIVVSCWLVYNSDLEKILIGLGGLILGVPIYFFMKKYAK